In a genomic window of Candidatus Cloacimonas sp.:
- a CDS encoding GGDEF domain-containing protein → MMQQPNNQTHIYSISLFTSVEQDLRNKLKEAVHRLSSADIDSRLKIIEKIVDMVIPACSGNLDNPLFCEFSGLIIEYLLDFLLLPKPEKESDFYIFLSFLSHFPVTQDSPYYPYIHKLMNEQQDNGSERENLFNRLQLLYLITENGDFANAEELLEELEPFINSNCLELWSLLQLSKINIFFHQNKPAELLETQLNLILDTFQRDSNDSAVNFIIRWLITTKWHKQNIIKKTLLLRIYNSLAEQKSLNSAMVLYELFSLEERLVPAAEKIEYQRILIKYPAAVLNIQQLHTLYFFAGYYNCGVLSNFKDSIQDYQYSNYFLHKSWDSLLNLSHFMREHLDPSHYFKAIPYLEVRIKELSNQASLQNNAYIESLQANFYKIEELYEKVGELSLTDSLTGLRNRRYLEGNLFQMVVLAARHNVPVCFSMIDIDFFKLVNDNYGHLAGDYVLKELARILTSEFRKSDVIVRYGGDEFLVVLFDADQKLSSSLMEELRKKIETSSFTYQNQIITFTISIGIACDFHPSSQTKNLAKCIARADEACYVAKTTGRNKVELYQSKSKVPENNC, encoded by the coding sequence ATGATGCAACAACCAAATAACCAAACTCATATTTACAGTATATCGCTGTTCACAAGTGTAGAACAGGATTTACGAAATAAGCTGAAGGAAGCAGTCCACCGCTTAAGTTCAGCGGATATTGATTCCCGCTTGAAAATAATAGAAAAGATAGTGGATATGGTTATTCCTGCCTGTTCCGGTAATTTGGATAATCCCCTTTTCTGCGAATTTTCCGGCTTGATTATAGAGTATTTGCTGGATTTCCTGCTGCTGCCGAAGCCGGAAAAGGAAAGCGATTTTTATATCTTTCTCAGTTTTCTCAGTCATTTTCCCGTTACCCAAGATTCCCCTTATTATCCTTACATTCATAAACTGATGAATGAACAACAAGATAACGGCAGCGAAAGGGAAAATCTTTTCAACCGTCTGCAGCTGTTATATCTTATAACTGAAAACGGTGATTTTGCCAATGCGGAAGAGTTGCTGGAAGAACTGGAACCATTTATAAACAGCAATTGCCTGGAATTATGGTCTCTGCTGCAGCTTTCCAAAATCAATATCTTCTTCCATCAGAATAAACCCGCAGAGCTTTTAGAGACGCAGCTGAATCTGATTTTGGATACTTTTCAACGGGATAGCAATGATAGCGCCGTTAATTTTATTATCCGTTGGCTGATTACTACCAAGTGGCATAAACAAAACATCATCAAAAAGACCTTGCTGCTACGGATTTATAACTCTTTAGCCGAACAGAAATCATTGAATAGTGCAATGGTATTGTATGAACTATTTTCCTTGGAAGAGCGCTTGGTGCCCGCCGCAGAAAAGATAGAATATCAACGCATTTTAATTAAATATCCGGCTGCAGTATTGAACATTCAACAACTGCATACCCTGTATTTTTTTGCCGGATACTATAATTGCGGTGTTCTTTCCAACTTTAAGGATTCCATTCAGGATTACCAGTATTCCAATTACTTTTTGCATAAAAGCTGGGATTCTTTACTCAATCTTTCCCATTTTATGCGAGAGCATCTTGATCCTTCTCATTATTTCAAAGCTATCCCCTATTTGGAAGTCCGCATCAAAGAACTCAGCAATCAGGCATCGCTGCAAAATAATGCTTACATTGAAAGCTTACAGGCAAATTTCTATAAAATTGAAGAACTCTATGAGAAAGTAGGAGAACTGTCTTTAACAGACAGTTTAACCGGTTTACGCAACAGACGCTATCTGGAAGGCAATCTCTTTCAAATGGTTGTTTTGGCTGCCCGACACAATGTTCCTGTCTGTTTCAGTATGATTGATATTGATTTCTTCAAGCTCGTGAATGATAACTACGGTCATTTGGCAGGGGACTATGTTTTAAAAGAGCTGGCTCGGATTCTCACTTCCGAATTTCGTAAAAGCGATGTTATTGTGCGTTATGGGGGTGACGAATTTTTAGTTGTTCTCTTTGATGCCGATCAGAAACTCAGCTCTTCCCTGATGGAAGAATTGCGCAAAAAAATTGAGACCTCTTCTTTCACCTATCAAAATCAAATTATCACTTTTACCATCAGCATCGGTATTGCCTGTGACTTTCATCCTTCCAGTCAAACTAAAAACCTGGCAAAATGTATTGCCCGTGCCGACGAGGCATGTTATGTAGCCAAAACTACAGGACGCAATAAAGTTGAGCTTTATCAATCCAAAAGCAAAGTTCCGGAAAATAACTGTTAG
- a CDS encoding NUDIX hydrolase, with translation MSNLTAANYKNVNYCLQCGHLLELKKDNENKLRPHCPACNWIYYKNPIPAVAIVLFNENNELLLVKRRLKPKAGFWALPSGYMEINLTPEENALQELEEETGLKGKIMHSTGWFYGTSPIYERVLSIGFRVKAIGGKLQAGDDAAEAKFFSLNNLPVIAFDAHREFIAKETKL, from the coding sequence ATGAGTAACCTTACTGCTGCAAACTACAAGAATGTAAATTACTGCCTGCAGTGCGGACATTTACTGGAGCTGAAAAAGGATAATGAAAATAAGCTCCGTCCTCACTGTCCTGCCTGCAATTGGATTTATTACAAAAATCCTATTCCCGCTGTGGCAATCGTGCTTTTTAACGAAAACAACGAATTGCTGTTAGTAAAACGCCGCCTAAAACCCAAAGCCGGCTTTTGGGCTTTACCAAGCGGTTATATGGAAATTAACCTCACACCTGAAGAAAACGCCTTACAGGAACTGGAAGAAGAAACTGGACTGAAAGGTAAAATTATGCATTCCACAGGTTGGTTTTACGGCACAAGTCCAATCTATGAAAGAGTTCTCAGCATAGGATTCAGGGTTAAAGCTATTGGTGGCAAACTACAAGCCGGAGACGATGCTGCAGAGGCAAAATTCTTTTCCTTAAATAATTTGCCTGTTATTGCTTTTGATGCGCACAGGGAATTTATAGCCAAAGAAACCAAGCTATAA
- a CDS encoding C4-type zinc ribbon domain-containing protein: MEEQLKTLAKMQTLDDEIGRYRVLQKELPKQLNEIIESVEQATANLLAVETERAEINKQQRTIEMDIRQMQEQSKKYGNQLAEIKNNKEYKALNSEIAYIKDKISDQESTLLELMEQENEVKERIAIAKTELEKAEKLKKEKEKDLREQIASLESKIEEVRTQRNELARTLPVQIVKHYGNMIKHKNNQAVAYNRNGSCGVCGFVIRQQMRIELQLRRKIIYCENCGRILMNRFEDNSEETSN, from the coding sequence ATGGAAGAACAACTGAAAACTTTAGCTAAAATGCAAACCCTGGATGATGAAATTGGCCGCTATCGGGTTTTGCAAAAGGAATTACCCAAACAACTTAACGAGATTATAGAAAGCGTGGAACAGGCAACTGCCAACCTTCTTGCAGTGGAAACAGAAAGAGCAGAAATAAATAAACAACAACGCACGATAGAAATGGACATCAGACAGATGCAAGAACAAAGTAAAAAATATGGCAACCAGCTGGCGGAAATTAAAAACAATAAAGAATATAAGGCACTAAACAGCGAAATTGCCTATATTAAAGACAAAATTTCAGACCAGGAATCTACACTTCTGGAATTGATGGAACAGGAAAATGAAGTAAAAGAAAGAATCGCTATTGCTAAAACGGAACTGGAAAAAGCGGAAAAACTTAAAAAAGAAAAAGAAAAGGATTTACGAGAACAAATCGCTTCTCTGGAATCTAAAATTGAAGAAGTTCGCACTCAAAGAAATGAGCTGGCAAGAACTTTACCCGTGCAAATCGTTAAACACTATGGAAATATGATTAAGCATAAAAACAATCAGGCAGTTGCTTACAATCGTAATGGTTCCTGTGGTGTCTGCGGTTTTGTGATTCGTCAGCAAATGAGAATTGAACTGCAGTTGCGCCGCAAAATTATCTACTGCGAAAATTGCGGACGGATTTTGATGAACCGCTTTGAGGATAATTCGGAAGAGACCTCTAACTAA
- a CDS encoding adenylosuccinate synthase: MTAVLVLGAMWGDEGKAKIVDYLASDADFVVRFQGGSNAGHTIVTNNNKYVLHTIPSGILYPETKCLIGAGVLIDPAAVIAEIKQLEKAGISFKNRLVIDFRAGVVLPIHKQIELKNETRGRGVKIGTTQKGIGPAYSDLTARYGIRMADIANTNSLKSNIKNLYSYHHIGITKLALDAQVEELLDYWKFLKKYVGDVEAMLHKIASQPGKNILFEGAQGTLLDLTFGTYPYVTSSRVMTDAVGIGTGFSARKLDTVIGVYKAYTTRVGIGPFPSEFFDDTADYIRKTGNEYGSTTGRPRRIGWFDAVAGRYSARINALDNAVLTCLDVLTGIEQLKICTGYQYQGKIHRSMDLNNTQMLLCKPVYETLSGWDADISNCKEVQKLPLEARLYTEAIENYLHTPISLISVGRDREQTIKVKAKKR, encoded by the coding sequence ATGACCGCAGTATTAGTTTTAGGAGCTATGTGGGGAGATGAAGGAAAGGCAAAAATAGTAGATTACCTTGCTTCTGATGCAGATTTTGTAGTTCGTTTTCAAGGTGGCAGCAATGCTGGTCATACAATCGTAACCAATAATAATAAATATGTATTGCATACAATCCCTTCGGGAATTTTATATCCTGAAACCAAATGTCTTATCGGAGCCGGGGTGTTAATTGACCCGGCGGCAGTTATTGCAGAAATTAAACAACTGGAAAAAGCCGGCATCAGTTTTAAAAACCGTTTGGTTATTGACTTTCGGGCAGGTGTAGTATTACCTATCCACAAACAAATAGAACTGAAAAATGAAACCAGAGGTCGCGGGGTTAAAATTGGCACTACCCAAAAAGGAATTGGTCCTGCATACAGTGATCTCACTGCCAGATATGGTATTAGAATGGCTGACATTGCAAACACCAATAGTTTAAAATCCAATATTAAGAATTTGTATAGCTATCATCATATTGGCATTACTAAACTGGCTCTGGATGCACAGGTGGAAGAATTACTGGACTACTGGAAATTCTTGAAAAAATATGTTGGCGATGTAGAAGCTATGCTGCATAAAATTGCTTCCCAACCGGGAAAAAATATCCTTTTTGAAGGGGCACAGGGAACTTTGCTGGATTTAACTTTCGGCACCTATCCTTATGTTACTTCTTCCCGGGTGATGACAGATGCAGTAGGTATTGGAACCGGCTTTTCAGCCAGGAAACTGGATACAGTAATTGGCGTTTATAAAGCTTATACTACAAGGGTAGGAATTGGTCCTTTCCCATCCGAATTTTTTGATGACACGGCAGATTACATTCGGAAAACGGGAAATGAATATGGTTCCACAACTGGAAGGCCAAGAAGAATTGGCTGGTTTGATGCTGTGGCAGGAAGATATTCAGCTCGCATAAATGCTTTGGATAATGCAGTGCTCACTTGTCTGGATGTGCTTACAGGGATAGAACAACTGAAAATTTGCACAGGTTATCAATACCAAGGGAAAATTCACCGTTCAATGGATTTGAATAATACCCAGATGCTCCTTTGTAAACCTGTTTATGAAACATTATCAGGTTGGGACGCTGATATCAGTAACTGTAAAGAGGTGCAGAAATTACCTTTGGAGGCACGGTTATATACTGAAGCCATAGAGAACTATCTGCATACCCCGATTTCTCTTATTTCGGTTGGCAGAGATAGAGAACAAACTATAAAAGTTAAGGCAAAAAAGAGGTAA
- the nadC gene encoding carboxylating nicotinate-nucleotide diphosphorylase translates to MFIDELIRRGLEEDIGTGDITTRYLDLEPQVSVAYIISKAEGVLAGVDIARLVFRMVDSELKTTLYSKDGDKVKPQEEIMRLEGRPASILQGERTALNFMQRLSGIATKTAEFVSLIEGTGVKLLDTRKTTPLLRSLEKYAVRIGGGYNHRFGLFDMVLLKENHIRACGSITEAVNRIRKHNTSYKIEVEVTNLKEVDEAAKAKVDRVMLDNMTPEQIRKAVKKYKDILEFEVSGGINEENIRAYAETGVQFISSGALTHSYKSLDISLLFKE, encoded by the coding sequence ATGTTTATTGATGAATTGATTCGTAGAGGTCTGGAAGAGGACATAGGCACAGGAGATATAACTACCCGCTATCTTGATTTGGAACCGCAAGTTAGCGTTGCTTATATTATTTCTAAAGCGGAAGGTGTTTTAGCAGGGGTGGATATTGCTCGCCTCGTTTTTCGGATGGTAGATTCCGAGCTGAAAACTACTTTATACAGTAAAGACGGGGACAAAGTGAAACCGCAGGAAGAAATTATGCGTCTGGAAGGTCGTCCTGCTTCCATTTTACAAGGGGAAAGAACTGCTTTAAACTTTATGCAACGGCTTTCCGGAATTGCCACTAAGACGGCAGAATTTGTTTCTCTGATTGAAGGAACGGGAGTAAAACTTTTGGATACCAGAAAAACAACTCCCCTTTTACGGTCTCTGGAAAAATATGCAGTGCGCATTGGAGGTGGCTACAATCATCGTTTTGGTCTATTTGATATGGTGCTGCTGAAAGAAAATCATATTCGCGCCTGCGGTTCAATTACCGAAGCAGTAAACAGGATTAGAAAACATAATACCAGCTATAAAATTGAGGTGGAAGTTACTAATTTAAAAGAAGTTGATGAAGCTGCCAAAGCGAAAGTGGATAGAGTTATGCTGGATAATATGACTCCGGAACAGATTCGTAAAGCAGTAAAGAAATATAAAGACATTCTGGAATTTGAGGTCTCGGGAGGCATTAATGAAGAAAATATTCGTGCTTATGCCGAAACGGGAGTGCAATTTATCTCTTCCGGAGCCCTCACTCATTCTTATAAGTCACTGGATATCAGTTTGTTATTTAAGGAGTAA
- a CDS encoding DUF4139 domain-containing protein encodes MKNILILITLMLFLLPLMAEDWLTIYNDDLSLVRSRFELELNDGRQEINYSDITSRLEPASVIVTGGGIRVAEQNYEYDLAGKWQIMAKYIDREVLAITTDQSKLNGILKFYQDGSIGIIEKGTDRLLVISEDEIQWLQLAELPENFYTKPTLHWSIIAPKKAKYPVQMTYLTGGFSWNVTYNTVWDEKSLLFNSWVTINNTSGRAFSDVNLKLIAGDVNRVYNAYYNNIRGGRIAYDASMAKEQTAPTFEEKAFHDFHLYTLDQKVSFANNQTKQLELYPPTNIKAYSEYEYPIYGDGVKSMIKFKNTKENGAGMPLPKGIIKVYKQDSDGNLEFIGEDSIEHTSKNEEISINTGTAFDLVASTRLKEQTQVTKSITERLIQITLKNNSADKKTIKVTHQLSPNTRIIDADYKYIQDKNDKVTFSIDIARDQELVWTFRERSEY; translated from the coding sequence ATGAAAAACATCCTCATACTGATAACCTTAATGTTGTTCTTGTTGCCTTTAATGGCAGAGGACTGGTTAACCATCTACAACGATGATCTTTCTTTAGTTCGTTCCCGTTTTGAACTGGAGCTGAATGATGGACGCCAGGAAATCAACTATAGTGATATTACCAGCCGTCTTGAACCGGCTTCAGTAATTGTTACCGGTGGTGGAATTCGTGTTGCCGAACAGAATTATGAATATGATTTAGCCGGAAAGTGGCAGATTATGGCTAAGTATATAGACCGGGAAGTGTTAGCTATTACCACCGACCAATCCAAATTAAACGGTATTCTCAAGTTTTATCAGGACGGCAGCATTGGCATCATTGAAAAAGGAACTGACCGTTTATTAGTAATTTCCGAAGACGAAATCCAGTGGCTGCAACTGGCTGAACTACCGGAGAATTTTTACACTAAACCGACTTTACATTGGAGTATCATTGCTCCTAAAAAAGCAAAATATCCGGTGCAAATGACTTATTTAACCGGTGGTTTCAGTTGGAATGTAACTTATAATACCGTTTGGGACGAAAAATCATTACTTTTCAATTCCTGGGTAACTATCAATAATACTTCCGGCAGAGCATTTAGCGATGTAAATTTAAAGCTGATAGCCGGAGATGTAAATCGGGTTTATAATGCTTATTATAATAATATCCGGGGCGGTCGGATTGCTTACGACGCCTCAATGGCAAAAGAACAGACAGCTCCCACCTTTGAAGAAAAGGCCTTTCACGATTTCCATTTATATACTTTAGACCAGAAGGTCTCCTTTGCCAATAATCAAACCAAACAGCTGGAATTGTATCCTCCAACAAACATTAAGGCATACTCCGAGTACGAATATCCCATTTATGGTGACGGAGTAAAAAGTATGATAAAATTCAAAAATACTAAGGAAAACGGTGCCGGAATGCCACTTCCCAAAGGTATTATCAAGGTTTATAAACAAGATAGCGACGGCAATCTGGAATTTATCGGCGAAGACAGCATAGAACATACTTCCAAAAATGAAGAAATCTCCATCAACACCGGAACTGCTTTTGACCTGGTTGCCTCCACTCGTTTAAAAGAACAAACACAAGTTACCAAATCTATCACGGAACGCCTTATCCAGATTACCTTAAAGAATAATTCTGCGGATAAAAAGACCATTAAAGTAACTCACCAGCTTTCTCCTAATACCCGCATTATAGATGCGGACTATAAATACATCCAGGATAAAAACGATAAAGTTACTTTCAGCATTGATATTGCTCGCGATCAGGAATTGGTGTGGACTTTCAGAGAACGCAGCGAGTATTAA
- a CDS encoding DUF362 domain-containing protein → MNRPVVEIRKIDSYDLPVIEEAVADFFLKIKSQKITRCKRVLIKPNALGAYSPERAVTTHPIVLEAIIRYFQDRNKEIWFGDSPGGSMGFETVWQTCGFAALAEKYHLKVINFSTAGFKELNYKGLPIKVSEALFQCGLVINVGKYKTHQLTAFTGALKNLFGFVPGLVKSEYHRLYPDTNSFANMLVSLYALIGNRITYSIIDGITGMDGTGPSAGKPHHFGLLFGSPSIPALDYTAARIMGFQLKDVPYLSPALVMDGIIPSRIEIPTSFRNYRIPDADIKSVKITQKALKYVPDIARKAFRKVYYFYPEVSERCRRCGICVKSCPVKAISRQGEDIPVIHKERCIKCLCCHELCPYQAIDIKKSLLARLGV, encoded by the coding sequence ATGAATAGACCGGTAGTAGAAATCCGCAAAATTGACAGTTACGATTTGCCGGTAATAGAAGAAGCTGTTGCCGATTTCTTCTTAAAGATAAAAAGCCAAAAAATAACACGCTGTAAAAGAGTATTAATTAAACCAAATGCCTTGGGAGCTTATTCTCCCGAAAGAGCCGTAACTACCCATCCCATTGTTTTAGAAGCAATTATCCGCTATTTTCAGGACAGGAATAAAGAAATCTGGTTTGGCGATAGTCCTGGCGGTTCTATGGGCTTTGAAACTGTCTGGCAGACCTGCGGATTTGCCGCTCTGGCGGAAAAATATCACCTTAAGGTTATAAACTTCTCCACTGCGGGCTTTAAGGAACTAAACTATAAGGGTCTGCCCATAAAGGTTAGTGAGGCACTCTTTCAATGTGGGCTCGTTATCAATGTAGGTAAATATAAGACCCATCAATTGACTGCTTTCACCGGAGCCCTAAAAAACCTTTTCGGCTTTGTGCCGGGATTGGTGAAAAGCGAATACCACCGTTTGTATCCTGATACCAATAGTTTCGCCAATATGCTTGTTTCTTTGTATGCCTTAATTGGTAACCGGATAACTTATAGCATTATAGACGGCATTACAGGTATGGACGGAACAGGACCTTCAGCTGGCAAGCCACATCATTTCGGGCTTCTTTTCGGTTCTCCTTCAATTCCTGCCTTAGATTATACTGCAGCCCGCATTATGGGTTTTCAGCTGAAAGATGTTCCCTATTTAAGTCCCGCTTTAGTTATGGATGGCATAATCCCTTCCCGGATAGAGATTCCTACTTCGTTTCGTAATTATAGAATTCCTGATGCCGATATCAAAAGCGTAAAAATAACCCAGAAGGCGCTTAAATATGTTCCGGATATAGCTCGTAAAGCATTTCGCAAGGTGTATTATTTCTATCCCGAGGTTAGTGAACGCTGCCGGCGCTGCGGAATTTGCGTAAAAAGTTGTCCGGTAAAAGCAATTTCCCGCCAGGGTGAAGATATTCCTGTTATCCATAAAGAACGGTGTATTAAATGCCTGTGCTGTCACGAACTCTGTCCCTATCAGGCAATAGACATCAAAAAGTCATTACTGGCAAGGTTAGGTGTGTGA
- the dxr gene encoding 1-deoxy-D-xylulose-5-phosphate reductoisomerase encodes MVKKSIALLGATGSIGMSTLAVVEEQKNPVVLASAHKNYTSLLHSAYRYHIPTLFFTGIEDKALQAKLKSENPTIKIYFGETELLKALEEENYDLALNAIAGSAGLRYSYAILQRNKYLALANKESLVMGGHILTKMLSNKPILPVDSELSALSQAIGKHPAGKIRFLHLTASGGIFRNLPLEEFNNITPAQALQNPNWTMGAKVTLDSATMFNKALETMETHWLFKQPYSKIKAVIHPQSIIHSLVEFVDGSFLAQMSKPDMKLPILYAISRRKRVKSQLVKTDLLSLPPLTFREIEPKRYPLYYLGLEAAQAEGIYPTVINAAVEAVSYLFLQNKITYLQMTDLVKKALDEQEPIPNPDLDTILHINTQTCQKVLQYVK; translated from the coding sequence ATGGTAAAAAAATCAATAGCTCTTTTAGGAGCAACCGGTTCCATTGGAATGTCCACTTTGGCAGTGGTGGAAGAACAAAAAAATCCTGTTGTTTTAGCTTCGGCACATAAAAATTACACTTCTTTGTTGCATTCGGCTTATCGGTATCATATTCCTACGCTTTTTTTCACCGGAATTGAGGATAAGGCGCTGCAGGCAAAGCTGAAAAGTGAAAATCCCACAATAAAAATCTATTTTGGCGAAACGGAACTACTGAAAGCACTTGAAGAAGAAAATTATGATCTTGCCCTGAATGCTATTGCCGGTTCTGCCGGATTGCGTTATAGTTATGCCATTTTGCAGCGTAACAAATACTTGGCATTGGCAAATAAAGAATCCCTCGTTATGGGGGGTCACATATTAACCAAAATGCTTTCCAACAAGCCAATTTTGCCTGTGGACAGTGAACTTAGTGCTCTGTCTCAGGCAATTGGAAAACACCCTGCAGGCAAAATCCGCTTTTTGCATTTAACCGCTTCCGGAGGTATTTTCCGCAACCTGCCTTTGGAAGAATTCAACAATATAACACCGGCACAAGCGCTACAAAATCCAAACTGGACTATGGGCGCAAAAGTTACTCTGGATTCAGCTACAATGTTCAATAAAGCATTGGAAACAATGGAAACGCATTGGTTGTTCAAACAACCTTATTCCAAAATTAAAGCGGTAATCCATCCCCAATCCATAATCCATTCCCTGGTGGAATTTGTTGATGGCTCTTTTTTAGCTCAGATGAGTAAGCCGGATATGAAGTTACCTATTTTATATGCAATTTCCAGGCGTAAAAGAGTTAAATCGCAACTTGTTAAAACGGATTTACTTTCCCTGCCACCTTTAACTTTTAGAGAAATTGAGCCCAAACGCTATCCCTTATATTATTTGGGTTTGGAAGCAGCCCAGGCAGAAGGAATTTATCCCACTGTAATCAATGCAGCAGTAGAAGCTGTCTCCTATCTCTTTCTGCAAAATAAAATAACCTATTTGCAAATGACGGATTTGGTAAAAAAAGCTTTAGACGAACAGGAACCTATCCCGAACCCCGATCTGGATACTATTCTGCACATCAATACTCAGACCTGCCAAAAAGTTCTGCAGTATGTAAAATAG
- the ugpC gene encoding sn-glycerol-3-phosphate ABC transporter ATP-binding protein UgpC, producing MAKITVINLNKYYDNSVHAVKDATFTAEDKEFVVLVGPSGCGKTTILRMIAGLEEVSSGEIYIGNTLVNNVPPKDRDIAMVFQNYALYPHMTVFDNMAFALKMRHFPKTDIKRIVTESAKLLGIEAMLKRKPGQLSGGQRQRVALGRAIVRNPKVFLFDEPLSNLDAKLRVAMRAEIVKLHHSLGNTMIYVTHDQVEAMTMADRIVVMKDGVIQQIDTPLNIYNNPANMFVAGFIGSPAINLTQGKLVISNSSVYFNCGDYQLQLTSSQAETLKNYIEKNIIMGIRPEDIYDSRFDAMAESPQKFTTKVDFVEPLGNEYHVVLTTEHNEYTARFDPKELPKMGQDLSITVDMAKAHFFDPKSETNLY from the coding sequence ATGGCAAAAATAACCGTAATAAACCTGAATAAGTATTATGACAATAGTGTTCATGCAGTTAAAGATGCAACTTTTACTGCGGAAGATAAAGAATTTGTAGTTCTTGTGGGTCCTTCCGGTTGCGGAAAAACCACTATTTTAAGAATGATCGCGGGTTTGGAAGAGGTCTCTTCCGGCGAAATTTATATCGGTAATACCCTGGTTAATAATGTTCCCCCCAAAGATAGAGACATTGCTATGGTTTTTCAGAATTACGCTCTCTATCCGCATATGACAGTTTTTGATAATATGGCTTTTGCCCTTAAAATGCGTCATTTTCCTAAAACAGATATCAAAAGGATTGTTACCGAATCAGCTAAACTATTGGGTATAGAAGCTATGCTGAAAAGAAAACCGGGTCAGCTTTCCGGAGGTCAAAGACAGCGTGTTGCCCTGGGTAGAGCTATTGTTCGCAATCCTAAGGTCTTTTTATTTGATGAACCCCTTTCCAATCTGGATGCCAAATTACGGGTAGCAATGCGGGCAGAAATAGTTAAATTGCATCATTCCTTAGGTAATACTATGATTTATGTTACTCACGATCAAGTGGAAGCGATGACTATGGCAGACCGCATTGTAGTTATGAAAGATGGGGTAATTCAGCAAATAGATACTCCCTTAAATATCTATAATAATCCGGCAAATATGTTTGTTGCCGGTTTCATTGGCAGTCCAGCCATCAATTTAACCCAAGGTAAACTGGTTATTAGTAATAGCTCTGTATATTTTAACTGCGGAGATTATCAATTGCAGCTTACTTCCAGCCAGGCAGAAACGCTGAAGAACTATATAGAAAAGAACATTATTATGGGCATCAGACCTGAGGATATTTATGATTCCCGCTTTGATGCTATGGCTGAATCTCCTCAAAAGTTCACTACCAAAGTGGATTTTGTAGAGCCCTTGGGCAACGAATATCATGTTGTTTTAACTACTGAGCACAACGAATATACGGCTCGCTTTGATCCCAAAGAATTGCCTAAAATGGGACAGGACTTAAGCATTACGGTTGATATGGCTAAGGCACATTTCTTTGATCCGAAGAGCGAAACAAACTTATATTAA
- a CDS encoding Hsp20/alpha crystallin family protein — MRERIFSNIVGIQREMLKLLGEVSSLTNSPLAIEDAIDDVWHPKCDVFQTDTEWIVIAELAGVEKDEISVSISPEYLRISGTRSFPNSNMTVCYYNMEIETGKFDRKIFFPDLSIDKETPKISYINGILRIAFNLAPVVERIIPVQ; from the coding sequence ATGCGCGAAAGAATTTTTTCCAACATTGTTGGAATTCAAAGAGAAATGCTTAAATTGCTGGGAGAGGTCTCTTCTTTAACTAATAGCCCCTTAGCCATTGAAGACGCCATAGACGATGTTTGGCATCCCAAATGCGATGTCTTTCAAACAGACACAGAATGGATTGTAATCGCCGAATTGGCAGGAGTGGAAAAGGATGAGATAAGTGTTTCTATTTCTCCTGAATATCTCAGGATAAGCGGAACCCGCAGTTTCCCCAATTCCAATATGACCGTTTGTTACTATAATATGGAGATTGAAACCGGCAAGTTTGACCGTAAAATATTTTTCCCGGACTTGAGTATTGATAAAGAGACACCCAAAATAAGCTATATCAACGGAATTTTAAGGATTGCTTTTAACCTGGCACCTGTGGTAGAAAGAATTATACCCGTGCAGTAA
- a CDS encoding septum formation initiator family protein: MKSKSKKLSPFLRFSFWAIIALLLIWILFLANSSFLKTWKLKNRVEQLEKETTILKAQNDSLAQENERLKTDPEAAEKAARENFGLTKPDETVFRFVPAKDDATTK; this comes from the coding sequence ATGAAATCCAAATCTAAAAAGCTCAGTCCTTTTCTGCGATTTTCCTTTTGGGCAATAATAGCGCTTTTGCTTATCTGGATTTTGTTTTTAGCCAATAGCAGCTTTCTGAAAACCTGGAAATTGAAAAACAGGGTGGAACAACTGGAGAAAGAAACCACAATTCTCAAAGCTCAAAATGACAGCTTAGCACAAGAAAATGAACGCTTAAAAACAGACCCCGAAGCAGCTGAAAAAGCAGCACGAGAAAACTTTGGGCTTACTAAACCAGATGAAACCGTTTTCCGTTTTGTTCCGGCAAAAGATGATGCAACAACCAAATAA